TCGTCCACACTGAAGATTTTGGCCGGTGTTTTGCCTGAATATCATTTGCAGGGTTCCAGTCGAGGTCATAGAGCACCAAATGGGAAGCCCCCACCAGATTGAGCCCCACCCCGCCAGCTTTGGAGCTCAGCAGAAAGAGGAAATTGGGAGAATGAGGGCTGTTGAAGCCGTCGACCAGACGTTGCCTCTGGTTGGTGGGCGTTTGTCCGTCCAGCCGGCAGAATGTGTAGctcatgtgcacacacacgctcTGGATCATGTCCAGTGTCTGAGTGTAGTTGGACACGACCACAACCCTGGAGGAGACACCTTCACTCTCATGACATGCTCATCAATTATACGCTAAGCTACTACACGCGTGATAATCACACACCTGTCATTGGGGCTGAGTTGTCTGATGGTTTCCAGCAAGTCCAACAGAACCAAAAGTTTCCCCGAGTCAGCAGGGTTCAAGCTATCCGAAGAGTAGGCCTCTGGGAAAAACAGTGCTAGACCTTCATATAACGTCATCTCTTCTGAAGCAGCCTTTTCCTGAAGAGCAGAAGACAGGAACCCTCAGCATCACAACATTTGcgcatatttataataattgtaacGCTATAATTGTCTCAACCATGATGGTGGAGTGAAGCAGAGCAGGGTGGTTGCACAGCTTTTTCAAGGCCGTGATGCAGGCCAGGTGGGTGTGTGTCTGCATGGAGCCCTGGAGGCAGGCTCTGAACACTCTGTGGCTGAGGAGATGCGTGTAGAGCTCTCGCTGCAGCGGAGACGGCCTGCAGAACAGGGTCCAGTCGCTGCGGGGTGGGAGGTAGCGGTTGATGATCTCCTGCGTCCTCCTCAAGATGAACATGCCGGTGAGTCGGGAGAGCTCAGCAGCTCGCTCTTCGCCCAAAGATTTCTCCtcctattgtgtgtgtgtgtgtgtgtgggggggggggggggggggggggcagatgtgATCTGGTTTAGGATAGTTGGTACTACAATCACTGAACATGTAGTGTGGAGGAAGGAGCATCACCTCTGAGCAGGAAGGCTGCCTGCAGCGAAGAATGGGCTCCTCATACACCTTCCTATACGCAGTGGTTGAGCCAAGAATTCCAGGATTAACAAAGTCGATGATGGCGTAGAACTCCTGGAGGTCATTCTGCACTGGGGTGCCTTGGAAAGACATTTAATATAACTTGAACAACAGCAGGTTGTCGCTACCCCCCCAATTTGAGCGTTAAGCGGGTCCTTTGTACCTGTTAGTATGACTCTGCGAGTGCAGCTCAGGCTGCTGAGGGCCGAGGATGTTTTGATGTTGCTGTTCTTCAATCTGTGACCTTCATCGCAGATAATAAGACCAAACTCCACTTTTTGAaccttcccaaaaaaaaaaaaaaaaatggcattcagCAGTTGTCTTTTTACACAATCGTACCCAAACGTGAAGAGACGTGAGGCGAGCAAACCTGTTCAAGGCTGCGCAGCAGCATCTCATAGCTGATCACAAGGACATTGTGGAGAGGAGACAAAGCAAACTGCTCGATCCTGTGCTCCTTTGGATCCAAATACGGCataattagttaatttgtttATTGTCTATAACAACTTaagagctgggggggggggggggggggggggggcaattttccatttttgtttccGCTTTGActcatttcactgcagcacaagAGAGCGCTACATGCCCGTCAGTAAAAGTGCGGCTTGCATGAAGTGGTCGGTTTCTGTCAAATTGTTTAACAAATATGTAAACTTTGCCATTactgaaataaatgttgcaCTGTGTAAATACTTCCATGTAATTATACACTTAAGTACTTTAAATCCAATTACAGTTGTTTCTTATGGACATGAAAAATAACCAGATTATTTTGTATGTTgattgtgtggcgtttgcacgttctccccgtgcatgcgtggtttttctccctcccacattccaaaaacatgctaggttaattagcgactccaaattgtccataggtatgaatgtgagtgtgaatggttgtttgtctatatgtgctatattggctggccaccagtccagggtgtaccccaccccgcgaccctcgtgaggataagaggtataaaatgaatgaatgaatgaatgaatgaatgaattgttaaaaagggaccgattatgctttttccacttttctgacctacaaatgtagttagaatgttgcattcttgtgttaaaatgatgccagagtttcagataatgaggtttgagatttggaagtgagccctaaaaaaagtctgggatggctcaaaacgctcagtttgaaAAGCCGTGGGAAAACCGTtcccttgtgatgtcacagaggggtggacttccttatatggttcatagttaggaaccACTTCAGGCGTGTGACAAAAATCACAACGGAAGTCGCGGATCCATACATGTTTTGGACTTTACGCCCCCCTCAGGGGCTCTGTAACTTCCTCACCTGATCCACAGTGAAAACGTTGATCCTCTCACGCCCCAGCCACTTGTTGAACTCGGCCCCCCAGTTCTGCACCAGGCTGCCAGGCGTGACCACAAGCACGCGCTTGGTGACCGCTTTCCCGCCATACGGACCCTGTTTGAGGAGCGTCCAGCAGAGAGCCACGCTCTGGAGGGTCTTCCCGAGACCCATCTCATCAGCCAGGATAGCCCCGTAGCGCCCTTCAGCTCTGAGGTCCACAAATGGATGAGTTGGTAGGAGCCTTTTAGAAGACATTAGACCCACAAATAAAAGTACAACCTGATGCCCATAACACATTCATAGAGGAAGAGCAGGCCGTCTCTCTGATGGGGGCGCAGGTGAGCTGTCAGGTGCGGGTCAACCACGACATCAACCACAGGGAGTCCAGACTTGTTGTTAGACCACTGATGGTTGGGGGACGGCCGAGGCATCACAAGTGCATCTGATAGGAACATTACAAAGATCAATTACTGTCCGTTCTCTGGAGCTACAAGGTGTCTACATACTTGGAGCTTGTGGATTAAAGCGAGGTCTGCAGGTCTGTTCCTCTGCTGGTTTTGATCGTGGAAGTCCCGCTCTCCCCAAAAGTGTAGGAGGGCAGAAAGGTTTGGATGGCAAGCATCGTGAAGGCGCCGTCTTCGGCGGTGGATCTTCTCCATCTCCTTGGGCTTCTTGGAAACAACGTCCGGTGGCAAAATTCTCTGCGGATATGACACCCATGACCTCCACCTCCTTCGCTCCAATCATCAGGCTGTCCCCCTCACACAGGGAAGCCAATACTGACACCTTGTAGCCGCTACCTACATGGACAGAAAGTATGACATTATGGTATACAGCAGCTcgcgggctgcactttggacaccactgaggTACATAATTATAACAAACATAAATTATGAATAGCCTCGTTTTGAGAGACTTTGACATAAACAAAGTACTGTTAAAGTTTTAGTAACTGAGGAGCCTTACCCTGTCCAATGTTCTTGCCTTCCATGTCCTTCAGGGTGGCAGTGCGCCCCTTCGTCACCAGCACAGCATCCCCTTCCCAGCGCTTGTGCTTCTTCTTACTGGCCTTACACCACATGACGCTGAAGTAGCGCACGGCATCCCGGCTGCAGTCCGTCGCATCAGGAACTCCATTTGCTCCGGCAGATCGCTGCGGGGGGGCTGTGGGAATagatgcaaaaacacacatggtgAGGGAGATTCtatacacgcacacacggggtcACACCAGCAGAGGCCGCTGTTGCAACACAACAACTCGTTCCCTGTGTGGAGCTTGAATGACATTCCATGAAAGGCCGCAGGATAGTAACgttgtttttaatataaaaagacaaacaaaagtaaCAATACCCAACAGCCACTtaccaaaaatacaacaatattccagtcacttacagtatatgaaaTAATTCTTAATGTCACAAAACTGCATCTGCCTTTTTCTCTAAACTGGCCACAAATAAAGCAGgcttatttttttaactcattctcGGTAACAACATTAGAATTGTGCATTAAGGCTCAGTGTGagaacattaattaaacatcATTATAAACCGAccagttgatttttttaatgaactctAAAATATTCAACAGTAGACAAGAATATTCCAAATACTGGCACCACTGTCACACGGCTACAATGGAGCGATGGCAGAAACGGCATCCTTAAGATGCACATAATTATCATTCCCTTATGAATTTGTCAGATTTACATATCACAGTGTTGTTGCGTCATCTGTCAAAAGAATGTGACACATAACGGCAACATGAACAGACGCTGACGGTAGGCAGGCTCATCGTCGTCTGCGGGAGGCACTATGTAGTCCATGATTCTTATCTCGCAGATTTTTCGAACCCGCACCAGCTGGATTTGGCTCAACACGTATGGCCCCCTTGAACCTGGCGGTGTAAAAACTGATGGCGGTGGCTGGAAATGGTGTAGCATCAACAATCAGTCACTTGATTCACCGATGGAAAGTAGACGAAGGACGAGACATTTTGTTTCCGTTCCTCTCAAAATGGAGTCCATTCCATTCAATTCCCAGTGCTGCACAAAAATGATAAGACTCTGACGACTAACCCTGTCTAGCTGTAGACTTTAGCAGCAGGGGGCCAAAGTGGCAAAAATGTGTGGACCATCCTGAGATGAAATGGTTTACGTAGGGCCAGAGTCCCTGGTTCCGTTTGCTAAAGAGAGATGGGCAATCCATGTCGGAGTCGGGCCGCCTTCAGCCTCTCCACTTTGATCTTGGCTCTCAAAAGttcctcctccagctgctgcTTCCTCTTCAGCCCCTCCCTCTTCTCCTCCAGGTACACGGCCActttcctgtgattggctagcaccAACTCGTGCTCCTCTTTGGCCAAGTGCACCGGGCGGAAGTGCTCGGGCTCGTGGTGGGGGTAGATGTTGTTGGGGTACAGGTCGTGGCGTAAAGGCAGCGGCGATGCGGAAAGGGCGATGTTGACAGACGAAGGGGCGGGTGACAGGGATGCTTCGTAATCGTGGATGCTGTCGGCGTcccgctcctcctccagctcctggcCGGCCTCCAGCCCTGGCTCCGAGAGCGTGCAGGGGATGGGGAGATCCGGAGGCGGTTTTACATCATCTTCGGCGTCCAGATGGACTACCTCATGGGGAATTGCTGGGACGGCTGCCGAGTATTCCTGAAGGCCAGCAAGAGAGGAGCTGCTGCCAGGAGCTTCGATGGGAGATGTGTGCTTACG
This window of the Doryrhamphus excisus isolate RoL2022-K1 chromosome 10, RoL_Dexc_1.0, whole genome shotgun sequence genome carries:
- the rad54b gene encoding DNA repair and recombination protein RAD54B isoform X1; translation: MRRSGAPSQLLGNAAKKPRFIPPGASSCVAVEPKTQSPKLGLVDTLNKVQRSLAAPPPSQSECTGQAAPALSKALARVLSATESKENIADTQPTSPSSQELVTSTSIRGTAPPQRSAGANGVPDATDCSRDAVRYFSVMWCKASKKKHKRWEGDAVLVTKGRTATLKDMEGKNIGQGSGYKVSVLASLCEGDSLMIGAKEVEVMGVISAENFATGRCFQEAQGDGEDPPPKTAPSRCLPSKPFCPPTLLGRAGLPRSKPAEEQTCRPRFNPQAPNALVMPRPSPNHQWSNNKSGLPVVDVVVDPHLTAHLRPHQRDGLLFLYECVMGIRAEGRYGAILADEMGLGKTLQSVALCWTLLKQGPYGGKAVTKRVLVVTPGSLVQNWGAEFNKWLGRERINVFTVDQEHRIEQFALSPLHNVLVISYEMLLRSLEQVQKVEFGLIICDEGHRLKNSNIKTSSALSSLSCTRRVILTGTPVQNDLQEFYAIIDFVNPGILGSTTAYRKVYEEPILRCRQPSCSEEEKSLGEERAAELSRLTGMFILRRTQEIINRYLPPRSDWTLFCRPSPLQRELYTHLLSHRVFRACLQGSMQTHTHLACITALKKLCNHPALLHSTIMEKAASEEMTLYEGLALFFPEAYSSDSLNPADSGKLLVLLDLLETIRQLSPNDRVVVVSNYTQTLDMIQSVCVHMSYTFCRLDGQTPTNQRQRLVDGFNSPHSPNFLFLLSSKAGGVGLNLVGASHLVLYDLDWNPANDIQAMARVWRDGQKKTVHTYRLLTAGTIEERIFQRQVSKQGLSGTVVDLGKGSEHANFSTSELRDLFSLTETPSLTHDLLNCSCDTNGSIALIDVRDDDEEEQDDAKRPCQLGRERGGGSGQKHLSMSELMKWRHFSGDAHTFSDPYLDHARDHVTFAFQTTISHTDQ
- the rad54b gene encoding DNA repair and recombination protein RAD54B isoform X2 encodes the protein MRRSGAPSQLLGNAAKKPRFIPPGASSCVAVEPKTQSPKLGLVDTLNKRSLAAPPPSQSECTGQAAPALSKALARVLSATESKENIADTQPTSPSSQELVTSTSIRGTAPPQRSAGANGVPDATDCSRDAVRYFSVMWCKASKKKHKRWEGDAVLVTKGRTATLKDMEGKNIGQGSGYKVSVLASLCEGDSLMIGAKEVEVMGVISAENFATGRCFQEAQGDGEDPPPKTAPSRCLPSKPFCPPTLLGRAGLPRSKPAEEQTCRPRFNPQAPNALVMPRPSPNHQWSNNKSGLPVVDVVVDPHLTAHLRPHQRDGLLFLYECVMGIRAEGRYGAILADEMGLGKTLQSVALCWTLLKQGPYGGKAVTKRVLVVTPGSLVQNWGAEFNKWLGRERINVFTVDQEHRIEQFALSPLHNVLVISYEMLLRSLEQVQKVEFGLIICDEGHRLKNSNIKTSSALSSLSCTRRVILTGTPVQNDLQEFYAIIDFVNPGILGSTTAYRKVYEEPILRCRQPSCSEEEKSLGEERAAELSRLTGMFILRRTQEIINRYLPPRSDWTLFCRPSPLQRELYTHLLSHRVFRACLQGSMQTHTHLACITALKKLCNHPALLHSTIMEKAASEEMTLYEGLALFFPEAYSSDSLNPADSGKLLVLLDLLETIRQLSPNDRVVVVSNYTQTLDMIQSVCVHMSYTFCRLDGQTPTNQRQRLVDGFNSPHSPNFLFLLSSKAGGVGLNLVGASHLVLYDLDWNPANDIQAMARVWRDGQKKTVHTYRLLTAGTIEERIFQRQVSKQGLSGTVVDLGKGSEHANFSTSELRDLFSLTETPSLTHDLLNCSCDTNGSIALIDVRDDDEEEQDDAKRPCQLGRERGGGSGQKHLSMSELMKWRHFSGDAHTFSDPYLDHARDHVTFAFQTTISHTDQ